In Plantibacter sp. PA-3-X8, one DNA window encodes the following:
- a CDS encoding ABATE domain-containing protein: MHFAPDTEDALLFAALLVNTRASASRSGLDELATPPQLVELLRVIRYSGRVDGDEPERTAVARLRERIHALWASDADAPDTRDRAVTEINAMLRESAALPQLRRHDGFDWHLHATEFDAPLVDRVQTEIAMALVDVVRSDAWDRLRLCAAEDCDGLLVDLSRNGSKRYCSVRCSNRVNTIAFRARAQ; the protein is encoded by the coding sequence TTGCATTTTGCCCCTGACACCGAGGATGCGCTGCTCTTCGCCGCGCTGCTCGTGAACACCCGCGCATCGGCGTCCCGGAGCGGACTCGACGAGCTCGCGACACCGCCACAACTCGTCGAGCTCCTGCGGGTCATTCGGTACTCGGGTCGGGTCGACGGCGATGAGCCCGAGCGGACCGCGGTGGCCAGGCTCCGGGAACGGATCCACGCACTCTGGGCCTCCGACGCGGACGCCCCGGACACCCGCGACCGCGCCGTCACCGAGATCAACGCGATGCTCCGGGAGTCCGCCGCGCTCCCCCAGCTGCGCCGCCACGACGGCTTCGACTGGCACCTCCACGCCACCGAGTTCGACGCACCGCTCGTCGACCGCGTCCAGACCGAGATCGCCATGGCACTCGTCGACGTCGTCCGGTCCGACGCCTGGGACCGCCTGCGGCTCTGCGCCGCCGAGGATTGCGACGGCCTGCTCGTCGACCTGTCCCGCAACGGTTCGAAACGCTACTGCTCCGTCCGCTGCAGCAACCGCGTCAACACGATCGCGTTCCGCGCGCGGGCGCAGTAG
- a CDS encoding DMT family transporter, which produces MKHTSSTTVGLLVAVLAAVAFGTSGAFIKPVLASGWSPAAAVTVRALIGGLVLAPFALIALRGRWDAVWRGRWRLLGMGLIGVAATQLVYFAALQTIAVGTAILVEYMAPLLLVAVAWVLTRRRPATVVLVGSVVSLVGLVLVVAPSGGSTLDPVGLLFAILAMVGCAAYYVISARPAKGLPPVAFAAIGLLIGALSLWLAGLVGVPFTTSDADVTVLGTDVVWWVPLLFVGVVSTAVAYAASITASQMLGSRLASFAGLLEVVAATGFAWILLGEQLSLAQLLGGVCILLGIGFVRSERAPAVPIPVAVQ; this is translated from the coding sequence ATGAAGCACACGTCCTCGACCACGGTCGGTCTGCTCGTCGCGGTACTCGCCGCGGTCGCGTTCGGCACCTCCGGAGCATTCATCAAACCGGTGCTCGCATCGGGGTGGAGTCCCGCTGCCGCGGTCACCGTCCGTGCCCTGATCGGTGGCCTGGTGCTCGCCCCGTTCGCCCTCATCGCGCTCCGCGGTCGCTGGGACGCGGTCTGGCGTGGACGCTGGCGACTGCTCGGCATGGGCCTCATCGGGGTGGCGGCGACGCAGCTCGTCTACTTCGCGGCGCTGCAGACCATCGCCGTCGGGACCGCGATCCTCGTCGAGTACATGGCACCGCTGCTGCTCGTCGCCGTCGCATGGGTGCTGACCCGACGTCGTCCTGCGACGGTCGTGCTCGTCGGCTCCGTCGTGTCGCTCGTCGGGCTCGTGCTCGTCGTCGCTCCGAGCGGTGGCTCGACGCTCGACCCGGTCGGCCTGCTGTTCGCCATCCTCGCGATGGTGGGCTGCGCCGCGTACTACGTCATCTCAGCGCGGCCGGCGAAGGGGTTGCCTCCGGTGGCGTTCGCCGCCATCGGTCTGCTCATCGGGGCGCTCAGTCTGTGGCTCGCGGGGCTCGTCGGCGTGCCGTTCACGACCTCCGACGCCGACGTCACGGTGCTCGGCACCGACGTCGTGTGGTGGGTGCCGCTCCTGTTCGTCGGGGTGGTGTCGACGGCCGTCGCCTATGCGGCGAGCATCACCGCGAGTCAGATGCTCGGCTCCCGACTGGCCTCCTTCGCGGGCCTCCTCGAGGTGGTCGCGGCGACCGGGTTCGCCTGGATCCTCCTGGGGGAGCAGCTGTCGCTCGCGCAGCTCCTCGGTGGAGTCTGCATCCTGCTCGGGATCGGCTTCGTGCGCTCCGAGCGGGCTCCCGCCGTGCCGATCCCCGTCGCGGTGCAGTGA
- a CDS encoding ATP-dependent RecD-like DNA helicase — MSVALSAEQQAVFDRIESTREHLFVTGRAGTGKSTLLNHLAWNTSKQLAICAPTGVAALNVGGQTIHSLFRLPIGLIADHTIDQNDQTRKLLNSIDTLVVDEVSMVSADLMDAMDRSLRQARQRPREPFGGVQIVLFGDPYQLAPVPGSLEERAYIADTYRSFWFFDAKVWSETPLQLVELTEIHRQHEAEFKYLLNGVRHGQVTAEMAGRLNGMGARTPPEDGVITLASRNDTVDRINKAALAKLDGKPLTANAEVSGDFGGRAFPADEALDLKVGAQVMFLRNDSERRWVNGTLGTVVKIDSTVWVEVDGEQFEVEPATWEKYKYSYSSVTKQLKRDIVAEFTQFPLRLAWAVTIHKSQGKTYDRAIVDLGSRAFSPGQSYVALSRISTLDGLYLSRPLRPSDIIVDTDVKRFMSGQ; from the coding sequence ATGAGCGTAGCCCTCTCCGCCGAGCAGCAAGCCGTCTTCGACCGCATCGAGAGCACCCGCGAGCACCTGTTCGTGACGGGTCGAGCGGGCACCGGGAAGTCGACGCTCCTCAACCACCTCGCCTGGAACACCTCGAAGCAGCTGGCCATCTGCGCCCCGACGGGTGTCGCCGCGCTGAACGTCGGCGGCCAGACGATCCACTCGTTGTTCCGCCTGCCGATCGGGCTCATCGCCGACCACACGATCGACCAGAACGATCAGACCCGCAAGCTGCTCAACTCCATCGACACCCTCGTCGTCGATGAGGTCTCCATGGTGAGCGCCGACCTCATGGACGCCATGGACCGGAGTCTCCGGCAGGCCCGGCAGCGGCCGCGCGAGCCGTTCGGCGGCGTGCAGATCGTGCTCTTCGGCGACCCGTACCAGCTCGCTCCGGTGCCCGGCAGCCTCGAGGAACGGGCGTACATCGCCGACACCTACCGCTCGTTCTGGTTCTTCGACGCCAAGGTATGGTCCGAGACTCCGCTGCAGCTCGTCGAGCTCACGGAGATCCACCGCCAGCACGAGGCCGAGTTCAAGTACCTGCTCAACGGCGTCCGGCATGGCCAGGTCACCGCCGAGATGGCCGGCCGGCTGAACGGCATGGGCGCCAGGACTCCTCCCGAAGACGGCGTCATCACCCTCGCGAGCCGCAACGACACCGTCGACCGCATCAACAAGGCGGCGCTCGCCAAGCTCGACGGCAAGCCACTCACCGCCAACGCGGAGGTCTCGGGCGACTTCGGCGGGCGGGCGTTCCCCGCCGACGAGGCGCTCGACCTCAAGGTCGGTGCGCAGGTCATGTTCCTCCGCAACGACAGCGAGCGTCGCTGGGTGAACGGCACGCTCGGGACCGTGGTGAAGATCGACTCCACCGTCTGGGTCGAGGTCGACGGCGAGCAGTTCGAGGTCGAGCCGGCGACGTGGGAGAAGTACAAGTACTCCTACTCCTCGGTGACGAAGCAACTGAAGCGCGATATCGTGGCGGAGTTCACGCAGTTCCCGCTGCGGCTCGCGTGGGCGGTCACCATCCACAAGTCGCAGGGCAAGACCTACGACCGCGCGATCGTCGACCTGGGCAGCCGCGCGTTCAGCCCGGGGCAGAGCTACGTGGCGCTCAGCCGCATCTCGACGCTCGACGGTCTCTACCTCTCCCGGCCGCTGCGCCCGAGCGACATCATCGTCGACACCGACGTGAAGCGGTTCATGTCGGGGCAGTAG
- a CDS encoding cytochrome c oxidase assembly protein, with the protein MNRVVRLAGPALLLLVAVATLLAGLAFGGGADAQLLGDPGAVVRWGLPIAQLLVNLSAAVTIGALLMACWALSPDRREYGAALDVAAAGAAVFTVASGVTGFFTFLNVTQVPLTFDDAFGAKLSLFFTGIESGQAWLQTTLIAAVVTVLCFAVRNHTVLVFVFGLSLVSLLPMAQQGHSAEASGHNAAVTALGLHLVFAAIWLGGLLTLVFIRKTLEDGRLAPVLMRYSTVALVSFVVVAVSGYVSAELRIGSLDRLGTPYGILVLVKVFALLALGLFGALQRRVLIGRIERSAAARADTPAGRTGTFWWLVALELGFMGIASGAAAALAKTAPPVDQTVPTAPTPAVLLTGEELPPELTFARYFTEWNIDLLWLLACAFGIFFYIAGVVRLHRRGDSWPILRTVSWVLGLLVLFYLTCGGINVYQPYLFSVHMLGHMGLTMLVPVLLVPGAPVTLLARAVRKRSDDSRGGREWVLLAVHSKFAGIISNPIVTAVLFAGSLWVFYYTPLFRWSMEDHIGHEWMVVHFLITGYLFVQSLIGIDPVPYRLPYPMRLLLLFATMAFHAFFGLAIISSTGLFLADWFGAMGRTWGQAPLLDQQTGGGIAWSVGEIPTLALAVAVAISWSKSDAKDQKRLDRNADRTNDAELNEYNERLARMAANDTRS; encoded by the coding sequence GTGAATCGTGTCGTCCGCCTCGCGGGTCCTGCCCTCCTGCTCCTCGTGGCTGTGGCGACCCTCCTCGCGGGTCTGGCCTTCGGCGGCGGAGCGGATGCGCAACTCCTGGGTGATCCCGGCGCCGTCGTGCGGTGGGGACTCCCGATCGCACAACTGCTCGTCAACCTGAGCGCCGCCGTCACCATCGGCGCGTTGCTCATGGCCTGCTGGGCGCTCAGCCCGGACCGGCGCGAGTACGGCGCGGCGCTCGACGTCGCCGCAGCCGGCGCCGCGGTCTTCACCGTCGCATCCGGCGTGACGGGCTTCTTCACCTTCCTGAACGTCACGCAGGTGCCGCTCACCTTCGACGACGCGTTCGGCGCGAAGCTCAGCCTCTTCTTCACCGGGATCGAGTCGGGTCAGGCCTGGCTGCAGACGACCCTCATCGCCGCGGTCGTCACGGTGCTCTGCTTCGCCGTCCGCAACCACACGGTGCTCGTGTTCGTCTTCGGGCTGTCCCTCGTGTCGCTGCTGCCGATGGCCCAGCAGGGTCACTCCGCCGAGGCGAGCGGGCACAACGCCGCAGTCACCGCGCTCGGCCTGCACCTCGTGTTCGCCGCCATCTGGCTCGGCGGTCTGCTCACGCTGGTCTTCATCCGCAAGACCCTCGAAGACGGCCGGCTCGCCCCCGTGCTCATGCGGTACTCGACCGTGGCACTCGTGTCCTTCGTCGTCGTGGCGGTCTCCGGATACGTGAGCGCGGAGCTGCGCATCGGCTCGCTCGACCGCCTGGGCACCCCGTACGGCATCCTCGTCCTCGTCAAGGTCTTCGCACTGCTGGCGCTCGGCCTGTTCGGTGCGCTGCAGCGTCGGGTGCTAATCGGCCGCATCGAGCGGTCCGCCGCTGCGCGAGCTGACACCCCGGCGGGCCGCACGGGCACCTTCTGGTGGCTGGTCGCCCTCGAGCTCGGGTTCATGGGTATCGCCTCCGGTGCCGCCGCAGCCCTCGCGAAGACGGCCCCGCCGGTCGACCAGACCGTGCCGACCGCGCCGACACCCGCGGTGCTGCTCACCGGGGAGGAACTGCCGCCGGAACTGACCTTCGCGCGGTACTTCACCGAGTGGAACATCGACCTCCTGTGGCTGCTGGCCTGTGCGTTCGGCATCTTCTTCTACATCGCGGGCGTCGTCCGCCTGCACCGCCGCGGCGACTCCTGGCCGATCCTGCGCACCGTCAGCTGGGTGCTCGGGCTACTCGTGCTCTTCTACCTCACGTGCGGCGGCATCAACGTCTACCAGCCGTACCTCTTCAGCGTGCACATGCTCGGACACATGGGGCTCACCATGCTCGTCCCCGTGCTCCTCGTCCCCGGAGCACCGGTCACGCTGCTCGCGCGCGCGGTGCGGAAGCGCTCCGACGACTCCCGAGGGGGTCGGGAGTGGGTGCTCCTCGCCGTGCACTCGAAGTTCGCGGGGATCATCTCGAACCCGATCGTCACCGCGGTGCTCTTCGCCGGATCGCTCTGGGTGTTCTACTACACGCCGCTGTTCCGCTGGTCGATGGAGGACCACATCGGCCACGAGTGGATGGTGGTGCACTTCCTCATCACCGGCTACCTCTTCGTGCAGTCACTCATCGGCATCGACCCGGTCCCGTACCGCCTGCCGTACCCGATGCGGCTCCTGCTGCTCTTCGCGACGATGGCGTTCCACGCGTTCTTCGGGCTGGCGATCATCTCCTCGACCGGGCTGTTCCTCGCCGACTGGTTCGGGGCGATGGGACGCACGTGGGGGCAGGCACCGCTCCTCGACCAGCAGACGGGCGGCGGGATCGCCTGGAGCGTCGGCGAGATCCCGACGCTGGCGCTCGCCGTCGCGGTCGCGATCTCGTGGAGCAAGAGCGACGCGAAGGACCAGAAGCGACTCGATCGCAACGCGGACCGCACGAACGACGCGGAGCTCAACGAGTACAACGAGCGTCTCGCGCGCATGGCGGCCAACGACACCCGCTCCTAG
- a CDS encoding alpha/beta fold hydrolase, producing the protein MDVILVPGFWLDASSWSAVTPPLEAAGHRVRPLTLPGLESVSADRAGIGLRDHVDAVVAEIDSGTEPVVLVGHSGGGAIISAAIDARPDRVVRAVYVDSGPLADGACINEELPSSGSDIPLPDWTVFDAEDLVDLDEGLREQFRARAVPQPKGVAVDRQQLSDDDRRLSVPATVVACEFSSEMLRGLMERGHPYVAELARLRDVEFVDLPTGHWPQFTKPAELGAILLRAVDRT; encoded by the coding sequence ATGGACGTCATCCTCGTACCCGGCTTCTGGCTCGACGCATCGTCGTGGAGTGCGGTCACACCCCCGCTCGAGGCAGCCGGCCACCGGGTCCGACCGCTCACCCTCCCCGGTCTCGAGAGCGTCAGTGCCGACCGCGCCGGCATCGGCCTGCGCGACCACGTCGACGCCGTGGTCGCCGAGATCGACTCCGGCACCGAGCCAGTCGTGCTCGTCGGGCATTCCGGCGGCGGCGCCATCATCTCCGCCGCGATCGACGCCCGCCCTGACCGCGTCGTCCGCGCCGTGTACGTCGACTCGGGTCCGCTCGCCGACGGCGCGTGCATCAACGAGGAACTCCCCTCGTCGGGTTCCGATATCCCACTGCCCGACTGGACGGTGTTCGACGCGGAGGACCTCGTCGACCTGGACGAGGGGCTCCGCGAGCAATTCCGGGCCAGGGCCGTCCCGCAACCGAAGGGCGTCGCCGTCGACCGACAGCAGCTCTCCGACGACGACCGCCGCCTGTCCGTCCCGGCGACGGTGGTCGCGTGCGAGTTCTCGTCTGAGATGCTCCGCGGCCTGATGGAACGGGGCCACCCGTACGTCGCGGAACTGGCACGGCTGCGCGACGTCGAGTTCGTCGACCTGCCGACGGGCCACTGGCCGCAGTTCACGAAGCCGGCCGAGCTCGGCGCGATCCTGCTCCGGGCCGTCGACCGCACCTGA
- a CDS encoding serine hydrolase yields the protein MTATAPRRRRLAALLTAATLATVLVGCSGPSVSDTDFPDQVSGTLASDTTDAITAAVEAAVAQSGSSGAIVGVWAPWAGSFTAGVGTTEPGGKTKMDPSMVYRIGDTTRPMTCTVLLELVDEGKIKLTDQVHKTLPQVQGIEGITYQQLCQGTSGLGTYTPALNTQFTTNPTRNWSMAEILANGLASGTRTAPGALFGSSDTGYILLGMALEELTGQSWQSLYDHYVFSPLGMSKSSFPDASTVELPGSHPKGYLTPRIADGTYQCDAPTDETELSPSMVWTAGGVVSSVDDLRKFTQSFASGSLLNDSTFKKQWKDPVSLGEAEPTWKSFGVGGLQVGPLRGQAGAIPGSLSAAFSDPTSGLTVVVMLNNSTLGAGFAQTLAMQLASIGAKAAPASGQKAPEIALPWSGQQMAEQLAASAMVCAPPVAPAG from the coding sequence TTGACTGCAACAGCTCCGAGGCGCCGGCGTCTCGCCGCACTCCTTACCGCGGCGACCCTCGCGACGGTGCTCGTCGGCTGCTCGGGCCCCTCGGTGTCCGACACCGACTTCCCCGACCAGGTCAGCGGCACGCTCGCGAGCGACACGACCGACGCCATCACGGCGGCGGTCGAGGCCGCTGTCGCCCAGTCCGGATCCTCCGGCGCCATCGTCGGCGTCTGGGCGCCGTGGGCCGGGAGCTTCACGGCCGGCGTCGGCACGACCGAGCCGGGTGGCAAGACCAAGATGGACCCGTCCATGGTCTACCGCATCGGCGACACCACGCGCCCGATGACCTGCACCGTGCTCCTCGAGCTCGTCGACGAGGGCAAGATCAAGCTCACCGACCAGGTCCACAAGACGCTCCCGCAGGTTCAGGGCATCGAGGGCATCACCTACCAGCAGCTGTGCCAGGGCACGTCGGGGCTCGGTACCTACACGCCCGCGCTCAACACCCAGTTCACCACCAACCCGACCCGCAACTGGTCGATGGCCGAGATCCTCGCGAACGGCCTCGCGAGCGGGACCCGGACGGCTCCGGGGGCACTCTTCGGTTCGAGCGACACCGGGTACATCCTGCTCGGCATGGCGCTCGAGGAGCTGACCGGTCAGTCCTGGCAGTCCCTGTACGACCACTACGTCTTCTCGCCGCTCGGCATGTCGAAGTCCAGCTTCCCCGACGCCTCCACCGTCGAGCTTCCGGGGTCGCATCCCAAGGGGTACCTGACGCCGCGCATCGCGGACGGCACCTACCAGTGCGACGCACCGACGGACGAGACCGAGCTGTCGCCCTCGATGGTGTGGACCGCCGGTGGCGTCGTCTCCTCGGTCGACGATCTGCGGAAGTTCACCCAATCATTCGCGTCCGGCTCGCTGCTGAACGACAGCACCTTCAAGAAGCAGTGGAAGGACCCCGTCTCGCTCGGCGAGGCTGAGCCGACCTGGAAGAGCTTCGGTGTGGGCGGGTTGCAGGTCGGTCCCCTCCGGGGGCAGGCCGGCGCGATCCCCGGCTCGCTCTCGGCGGCCTTCTCCGACCCGACCTCCGGACTGACGGTCGTCGTCATGCTCAACAACTCGACGCTCGGTGCGGGCTTCGCGCAGACGCTCGCGATGCAGCTCGCCTCGATCGGTGCGAAGGCGGCACCGGCGAGCGGCCAGAAGGCCCCCGAGATCGCACTCCCGTGGTCCGGGCAGCAGATGGCGGAGCAGCTCGCCGCCTCGGCGATGGTGTGCGCCCCGCCGGTCGCCCCCGCCGGGTAG
- a CDS encoding FAD-dependent oxidoreductase: MSTPETVDVVVIGAGQAGLSAAYHLHRRGFVPLGTTEAATAARTFVVLDANDAPGGAWQHRWRSLTMSTVNGIYDLPGMPKPELDPASPSVDVIPPYFAAFEERFALAVRRPVQVRAVRREDDDPHGRLLVETAASADSSGADSSGTDSPAAVFRARAVVNATGTWTKPFWPAYPGREHFAGRQLHVADYVSADEFRGQRVVVVGAGISAIQLLEEISRVAETVWMTRREPEWVEDDFDTAARVEAIKGVEERVRQGLPPGSVISVTGMHWTPWARAAEARGVLVRQPMFRRIEEHGVVLADGSFLPVDAILWATGFRAALDHLAPLGIRLPGGGIRIDGTRAADEPRVHLIGYGPSASTVGANRAGRAAVMAILADLDAAVPVSHR; encoded by the coding sequence GTGAGCACTCCGGAGACCGTCGACGTCGTCGTGATCGGCGCGGGTCAAGCCGGGCTGTCGGCCGCGTACCACCTGCATCGCCGCGGATTCGTCCCGCTGGGCACCACCGAGGCCGCGACCGCAGCACGCACCTTCGTCGTCCTCGACGCGAACGACGCCCCGGGCGGCGCCTGGCAGCACCGATGGCGGTCGCTCACCATGTCGACCGTCAACGGGATCTACGACCTGCCCGGCATGCCGAAGCCCGAGCTCGATCCCGCCTCGCCGAGTGTCGACGTCATCCCGCCGTACTTCGCGGCGTTCGAGGAGCGTTTCGCCCTCGCAGTCCGCCGCCCGGTGCAGGTCCGCGCCGTCCGCCGCGAGGACGACGACCCGCACGGTCGACTCCTCGTCGAGACCGCGGCGAGCGCCGACTCCTCGGGCGCTGACTCTTCTGGCACCGACTCCCCCGCCGCCGTGTTCCGGGCGCGGGCGGTCGTGAACGCGACGGGCACCTGGACGAAACCGTTCTGGCCCGCGTACCCGGGACGGGAACACTTCGCCGGACGCCAGCTGCACGTGGCCGACTACGTCTCCGCTGACGAGTTCCGCGGCCAACGCGTCGTCGTCGTCGGTGCCGGCATCTCGGCCATCCAGCTGCTCGAGGAGATCTCGCGGGTGGCGGAGACGGTGTGGATGACACGACGCGAACCGGAGTGGGTGGAGGACGACTTCGACACCGCCGCCCGGGTGGAGGCGATCAAGGGTGTCGAGGAACGCGTGCGCCAAGGCCTCCCACCGGGCAGCGTGATCTCCGTGACGGGGATGCACTGGACGCCGTGGGCGCGAGCGGCCGAGGCGCGCGGTGTCCTGGTGCGTCAGCCGATGTTCCGCCGCATCGAGGAGCACGGGGTCGTCCTCGCCGACGGCTCGTTCCTCCCGGTCGACGCCATCCTCTGGGCCACCGGGTTCCGAGCGGCGCTCGACCACCTCGCACCGCTCGGCATCCGACTGCCCGGGGGCGGTATCCGGATCGACGGCACCAGGGCGGCCGACGAGCCGCGGGTGCACCTCATCGGGTACGGCCCCTCAGCGTCGACGGTCGGCGCGAACCGGGCCGGGCGGGCGGCGGTCATGGCGATCCTCGCCGACCTCGACGCCGCCGTCCCTGTCTCACACCGCTGA
- a CDS encoding DUF4383 domain-containing protein, translated as MRHSPNRLLATVFGAVYVVVGLLGGIVAGGLPFLTTEGGLLLGVFEVNPLHNIAHVLIGAALLIAGLSNVVAAKTVNTVIGGFYLLLGVVGFFIVGSALNILALNTADHFLHLASAVVLLGAGLAADKRTHRVATA; from the coding sequence ATGCGTCATTCACCCAACCGTCTGCTCGCGACCGTCTTCGGCGCGGTCTACGTGGTCGTCGGACTCCTCGGCGGGATCGTCGCGGGCGGCCTGCCGTTCCTCACCACCGAGGGCGGTCTCCTCCTCGGGGTCTTCGAGGTCAACCCGCTGCACAACATCGCGCACGTCCTCATCGGCGCGGCACTGCTCATCGCCGGGCTCTCGAACGTCGTCGCAGCCAAGACCGTCAACACGGTGATCGGCGGGTTCTACCTCCTGCTCGGTGTCGTCGGATTCTTCATCGTGGGCTCCGCGCTCAACATCCTCGCGCTCAACACGGCCGACCACTTCCTCCACCTCGCGAGCGCCGTGGTGCTGCTCGGTGCCGGACTGGCTGCGGACAAGCGCACGCACCGGGTGGCGACGGCCTGA
- a CDS encoding DinB family protein, translating to MTTNTPEDDTIVPDTKNWTWVLERACPECGMDTSRFGFRDLPGLILENAAAWPAVLERADVRERPDPQTWSPLEYAAHVRDVFRIFDVRLRLVLDEDDPAFENWDQDATALEERYGEQDPNRVSAELVEAATVLAAAFERVPDEALTRTGRRSDGARFTTETLGRYFIHDPVHHLWDVTSARS from the coding sequence ATGACGACGAACACCCCCGAGGACGACACCATCGTCCCGGACACGAAGAACTGGACCTGGGTCCTCGAGCGCGCCTGTCCCGAGTGCGGGATGGACACGTCGCGGTTCGGGTTCCGGGACCTCCCCGGGTTGATCCTGGAGAACGCCGCCGCGTGGCCGGCGGTGCTGGAGCGTGCCGACGTCCGGGAGCGGCCCGACCCGCAGACCTGGTCGCCGCTCGAGTACGCGGCCCACGTGCGGGACGTGTTCCGCATCTTCGACGTCCGGCTGCGGCTCGTCCTCGACGAAGACGATCCCGCGTTCGAGAACTGGGACCAGGACGCGACGGCTCTCGAGGAGCGCTACGGCGAGCAGGACCCGAACCGGGTGTCGGCGGAGCTGGTCGAGGCCGCGACGGTGCTCGCGGCAGCGTTCGAGCGGGTACCGGACGAGGCGCTCACGCGGACGGGTCGACGGAGCGACGGCGCGCGCTTCACGACCGAGACCCTCGGCCGCTACTTCATCCACGACCCGGTGCACCATCTCTGGGATGTGACGAGCGCGCGGTCGTGA
- a CDS encoding heme oxygenase (biliverdin-producing) codes for MSTVIPFSQALRERTSSGHSSSEGADFMSDLMTGKGSKEDYVALVAQHFFIYEALEAAADRMRADAVAAPFISDKLTRLPAIVQDLEFLIGPDWREQITPLPTTARYVARINEVGAVWPGGFVAHHYTRYLGDLSGGQIIRTLMQRQFGFDTNGVGFYLFGDIAKPREFKDTYREQLDAVPWDDEEQARVIDEVMVAYRFNTDLFRDLATAKAAATDVA; via the coding sequence ATGAGCACTGTGATCCCCTTCTCCCAGGCCCTGCGCGAGCGCACATCCTCCGGCCACTCCTCCAGCGAGGGGGCGGACTTCATGAGCGACCTCATGACCGGGAAGGGTTCGAAGGAGGACTACGTCGCCCTCGTCGCGCAGCACTTCTTCATCTACGAGGCCCTCGAGGCCGCAGCCGACCGCATGCGCGCCGATGCCGTCGCCGCTCCGTTCATCAGCGACAAGCTGACGCGGCTCCCCGCCATCGTGCAGGACCTCGAGTTCCTCATCGGTCCGGACTGGCGCGAACAGATCACCCCACTCCCCACCACTGCCCGGTACGTGGCACGGATCAACGAGGTCGGCGCCGTCTGGCCCGGCGGCTTCGTCGCGCACCACTACACCCGGTACCTCGGCGACCTCTCGGGCGGGCAGATCATCCGCACGCTCATGCAGCGTCAGTTCGGCTTCGACACCAACGGCGTCGGCTTCTACCTCTTCGGCGACATCGCGAAGCCGCGCGAGTTCAAGGACACCTACCGCGAGCAGCTCGACGCCGTCCCGTGGGACGACGAGGAGCAGGCCCGCGTGATCGACGAGGTCATGGTGGCGTACCGCTTCAACACCGACCTCTTCCGCGACCTCGCGACCGCGAAGGCCGCAGCGACCGACGTCGCCTGA